In the Channa argus isolate prfri chromosome 6, Channa argus male v1.0, whole genome shotgun sequence genome, cttgttttaattGAGCTCCCTAGTGACTGGTTTTAGATCATATCAGATCATATCTGTGCATAAATAGTTCTCAAAGCTGTATCTGCAAGATCTCAAGTAGACCACAACAATGTCCTGGCCTGAATGACGTCTTGGTCTTTGTTAGCAAAACAGCGTTAATGCAGGAGCCACGAACTCCAGCTGCAGTTCTCCAACCCTCCAAATGTGGTCTGTGAGATCCTGAGCGGTTCTGTAGTTGCAGAACCTTTGCTCTGTCCTACAGAGGCAACTTCAGAATAGAGATTAGTCTGTTTTATGTGTAGACCTGCACCAGTTTTGTGTCTGAATCTGCAGCCGTAACGAAGGGGGACATCGAGTCCTCCACCGTGTCAAGTCAGCTGCCGCACAGCTCTAAGATTCATTCGGCCGGGCCAGACTGCACCAGCTGACACCgaaaactgacatttaattCTTGACCGAAACGACGTTCGTAGAGGTTCTGAAATGTGCTCAGAGTGAAAACGAGCAGCTACAGCACATTTGATTCAGACGCTGCAGAGGGTTTGTAAAGACTGGAGACGCTGGAGAGCCATTTTAGTTTTCTCCTGCTGTCTCCAACTTGATAAACATCACAGCAGAAGTTCTAATATCACAGATGATGACTAAGATGCAAACCTCCCACACAGGATGTGGTCAGACATAACagtaagctgtgtgtgtgtgtgtgtgtgtgtgtgtgtgtgcccatcTGAGCGTGACTGGCACACTGGAGCAGGGGGCCTTCCCGCACTGCTCCCGAAATGACTGGCTTGTGTCTTGACATGAAAGCACCAAACAGTGCTGCAGagcacacctacacacacagacacgcgcACTCACATTTGCACGCAGCCAAAACACTGTGGCATTTAGGCTGGCTCTCTAGCTCATCACAGGAAGTGCACGTCTGGGACCAGCGTGCTACGAGTCATCTGGAGAAAGAGTTTGGGTCGTCGTGGTGGCGGTTTTCTGTTTCAGCCTGTAGAAACTTTTGCTGCAGGGTGTTGGGTCGGTTGGTCTGGTCAGTGATGAATTGGTGAACAGTTCAAGGTGACACTTTCAATATTGGTCGTCTGAGAGGTTGAAGTCAGGCCAGGTTTACACTGATCTGTCAGAGGCACAAGCTCATTTTAAGGTTTTacattgtttatgtattttatctaAGAAACTGGTGAGAAAGAGATGTTGCACTGACACATTGTTGATTAATTTTCCTAAAATGTCTTCAAACAATAATATATGAACAACGGAACATCCTGTTAATGCAAGTATGCTTCCTGTGTCAGGaactcaaaaatgttttaaaatgttaatgaggagatttttagtatttttttttagcctcaACCTTCACAATTAGTCACATTAAGTTGATCTCTTCCAaggtttttagcatttttagaaataaatttcCACCactgcaaaaaggaaaacacagagacagaatttTATACTAAAGGACTATTTTTCAATATTGTTCAAATCTGAACAATAttccctttatttattttttttatcactcgTATGGAGGCAGACTCTATCCTTTAGGTAAAGCCAATTAGGAATATGGATGAATTtactttcaaattttaaaaacataagaaCGTGTGGTGACGTTCTGACTAACCGTCTTCGTTAAATGAATGTTTAGCTGTAGCTTTGGAGGCACAGACGGGGTCACGTTGCAGCTGCGTTGTTATGATCAGGAGCAGCCAGCTGAGGTGTGTGGTGTGTTACCGACACAACAGCAGGACAAGATGCTGGACAGGCCACGGGGTTGGCGGTTTTAGGCCTGACTCCACATGCTCATACTCCAAAGTGTCACAAGCTGATGCCATGGATGGCAAAAACTGGGCCGGGGATGTCCTGTGTTAAAATCAgccaaacacaaaaccacaggatctgctgtggtgacttgtaacaggaaaacaaaaaataaatggctGATTCACGGCTGGCAACAAATTTAGACAAACAAATTCTCTTCCTTGGCAAATGTGagcttatatatatattttgggCAGTTACTGTTTATGATGACAGAGGTGCGAGTTCCTGTGTGGAGACATTTTCTGactcttcatttcttttgttaCCAGGAAGTCCTGTTTGATGTCTGCTTCAGTCCTGTATCCATGGCCGGGCGGACGCGTCAGTCTGTGCTGTGGACTCCTCCTCCTGGTGTCCTCACCCCTTCTCGTTGCAGGTACGACCTCTGACCCCCAGCACAGCACCCAGACCTCCCTCTGTGTGGGTTTATCTAGTCATTACATTACTATCTTTTTCCCTTTCAAAACTCTCAGAAGACACAGAAttcaaatgaaaactgaagaGTTTGACTTCATGAAATCACACTGACTGATGCCTGGAAACAGATTTTAAACCATTAAGAATAGTCATAATATTCAAatatatcatattttaaaatatctggaTGCCACGAACACAAATCAAAAGTAGGAGACCTGAACGCTCTCCACAGCTCATCCTCCGCATGTTATCAATGATCGAAGcctttgaaatgtgtgtgtttctaattgCTTCATTGAGAAATGTGAGTCTGAACCCACAGTAGTGAGATACTGAAAGAACTTCAAAGGCTTCATCGCCCCAAAAGcaaatgcttttctttgtaAATACGACCCAGTTGGATGTTGAGCAGTGGTTTGGCTTTGAGGTCACCAGTTTTATTATATGTCATCGGGACTAATTGTGAAACTCCAAGTGAACTTTAGACAGTGTTTGTCACTGTGCTTCAGAGGTTGGAAACTAACTAtctgcttcttcatcttctcaTCATAAGCTCACGGTTACTCGTGTCTGTTGTGATCAAAATAGTTTGAATCCTGACTGCTTTCACTCCACTGTCGGTGAAGTTGGTGAAAAGTATTAGTGAGTTCTCCACGTAGCTTTGTTTGCAGGAAAGCCAGTGATTTTTCATCCTTGGCCTCGCACTTGACTTACTCCTCAGATGTTTCGGCTTAAGGAGCCAGTGGGGTTTGGGGGAAGCGTAATTTTGTTGATGCAGACTTTTTCTGTTTGGAGATGATGAAACAGAGGAAGTGGGTAACTGTGGCAAAGGGTCCACTGGCTTAGACTGTTGTTTCAGTGAATGAGCAGGAAGTTGCtggaaatgcaaaaatgcaaaattaacagaaaacacacaacagtaaGCCtgacccccctccccctcccacacatacacacacacacacacacacacacacacacactcacacagagccTTTTACCCTTGTCAGCATTTGTGTACGGTAACAATGatcactgctgtgttttgtgaCCTAGTAAAATCCAATGACTGTATGTGGAGCACACAGTTGGAGGAGAAATGTAAATTCACTAATGGCACTAATAGCTGTGAAAAATCGAGGCAGCGAATATCACCTCATTACAGAGTTTTGTGTTTCTACAGGCAGACTGAACAACTGCACTCACCCTCTGGTGTCCGAACATGGAGGCTTCCGCTGCGATCCGTCTCCGTGTCGAGGTTTCCCCCAGAAGAGCTCCATCTATTTCTTCTGTGAACCTGGATTTCACATCAGCAACAAGGTCCACATGGCCAGGTGTCACCACGGGAGGTGGCTGCCCCCGATACCTGCCTGCGTCTCTGACAAAGGTAAAGAACAAACACTGACTTCACTTTCCTAATAACTGAGATGCAGAAGTTCTCTGCAGGTTGAATCCACCAAATCCTAAGGAACAACCACTGCATCTCGAAATATTTTGGATTtagctttgctgctttttcttccCCTGGTTTGATTCGTTTCATCACAAATTAACCAGCAAAGCTAGACTTAGAAAAACGTGACCAGCATTGTCAAGAAGGAAGAAGAAGCTCACAGAAGCTGTTTTTTGACATAGGGACACTAACTGAGGAAGAGACGTTCAGAGGTCACCCTGCCCTCCTTTATAAAACGTGTCAAATCCCTTCTGAAACTTCCAAAAGGAGCAATCATTATTGATTATAGATCCATTTTGGCCATTGCACAGGCTAATGGCAGCAATAACAacctgactgtgtgtgattCGGTGGTTGCTGACACCGTTTTGACTCAattgtttaaaaggttttaagaaTCGTCAGTTCctgcaaaactaacaaaaaaaaaaacaaaaacgagtGCTTCCTGCACAGAAAGCCTCTTTATTCTGTTCCTCCCTTTATGTCCAGTCACGAATCATCACAGCATTAGTTTAGAGCCTTACGAGTCAACTTTATGACTTCGACTCCCAGAGAAATGTTCTCCTCTGATTCTCAAAAAGAACAGGAGGAGAAGTGGCTGAAGATTTGGGCCAAGTGGCCCCAGGACTCATCTCAGCATCTCagcatcacagcagcagcagcagcgcatGTGTCTTTTGACCTacttaacaaaaacacaccaacacattcACACTCTCTGCAGAACTAGCAGCTCTATTTTCCTCAGACCAGTTACGACTTCCTCTCATCATCATTCAGTCAAACGCGCTGGGACAGGAAGTCAGAGCGCAGAAAGAGGAAGCGGGCAAAGCCACCATAATAACCCtaaatgtttcctctgtgttgACGCTGTCTCCGCCTCATGGAAAGCTGCTTTTATGCTGAAACCACTCAACTTGATAAAATTCTCCCTCTCATGCACAATGTTTCTGATAACTGGTTCTTTTTAAGCACAAACACTCACAACTGGGGTTTTTCCCACAGAGGTGCAGCACAGGTGATTGTCACAGCTTCAGCTTCCCTCCACGATCACCTAATAAGTGCTGCAGGCCCACATCTTCATTTAAAGAGGACAATTATTAACcaaatatgattttgtttttctccgcTGCTGCAATTAATGATTTTCTTCAGAGATTATTAATTAACTATTCAACCTATTAAGCATTAAAGAAATagtgaaaaacatgtttctacagttactaaaaaaaaaacctcctcaTTCTGCAAAAATAGGAGCAGCAATGTCCAACATTTGTGCTggtacatttgctttttttgcagAATTGTTTCTTGTGTGTTTGGGAGTCACTGTGTCCAGATATTATATCGATGCTGACAGCAGGAAACAAGGCTTCTTTCGTTCAGAGAGGCAGCTGGGACGTTTTTTTTCAGCACCTGTAGTTGAATTTGTACTTTCgtctgtctcctctgcagaaAGTCCTAAAGTCCAAAGAAATGTAGACAATGTGCAGGACGAGACGATGCCCAGCATGGCCACCACGGCGGTGGGCGTCTCCATCTTTCTGCTCACTACCACTGCCTGCCTGGTAGTCAAATCCCGCCTCTTCCCCTGTCAATCACACGGGTAAGTGGAAGGTAATTTCCTGCATAGATTTAGAAGAAGCCAAGGTCGAGCGATGTTAACGTAGCTTGGTATTTTTGTGCCCAGTTAAAGGACTTCGGCGCTGGttgtgtttgaggtggtggCACAAGCTTTTGTTAGTTTCTCTTCTGACTAGTGAATCACAGATGTTTGTTGAGGAACTTACTCCTTGCTGAGGCTCATATGAAACTCCCACATTAcatcacatgcaaacacactgtcacacaacTCCAACGACAAATGCTAATCATGAGGAGAAAGGATCAATGAGGCAGAACCCAGAAGAAAAGGTGTGACTGCAGCAGGTGTTTTATAGCCATTCAGGGCTCAGCTGATTCACTGTCTGCACCTGCCGACATTCACCAACaatctctgtcttcctctctgtccCAGCAGCCGTCGCTCCTCAGACCAGCTGGACCTGATGGTGGACGGACTTCCTGTCCCTCTTCCCTCCTACGAGGAGGCCGTGTACGGCAGCTGGGGGCAGCGCCTCCCTGCCTGCTCAGCACCTGGACCCACCCAGCTCCTGTTGTCTCAGGAGGCTCCCGGTCACCAGCAGTCGCCTCTCAACAATCAGGCGGACGGAAGCCATCAGCCCCTACTGTCCGGGCAAAGCCCGGACAACCCTCCTCCCCCATATGAGGAGGTCCAGTCCACACATCACAGAGACCGGACGAGTGACGGGGACGTGCGACAGCTACATGTTGCGCTTTCGGGTGACAAGGACACTTGATTGACAGAGAGCCGGTTTCACACGGGACTAAACTTCTAgcacagctgcagctgtttgcccagtttgattgacagctctGCTGCACACTCCTGTGCTGCCTGCACTTTTCCTGGTTGGCTGCAACTCACCAGCATCAGGACCCTGTCCTATCACCTGCTATGATCTTAGATGACGCTGATAAGCTCTGATTGGTTGCCAGGTTACAAAGCTGCGGCTGAAGAGACCTTAAAGAAATATTGATTGTAAAAAGTGTATTGTTTGAATGTATGTGACGGAGGAAGGAGTTTTTGTGCACAGGTTTGTCTGCTCGGTCTCTTCAGGATAAAAACGGCCTTGTTCTTTGTGCGATGATAGACAATATTTCTATGAGaatgtaaataagaaaatgCTGTAAAGAGGATTTCAGGACAGCAGTGATCCAAACGTGtaagtgcctgtgtgtgttttcagtgtcgTTCTGGAGACGTTGTCCATCCTTCCCGTCAGTGACGGGGCTAATCAAAGCTGCCTCCGTGAAGTCAGTGTCGTGCTGTTGCAGGGACACACGCGTTTCCATGGCAACCGACTCCATTTCCATCTCAGTCGTGCGTGCAGCATCTCTACTCTGAGTGTTACTGGTGCACATATTGATTTGCAGCccgtgtgtgcacacacacacaaacacacactcggGGTATATATACTGACTTTGTGAAACTCAACTCGAACAGCAGCATGTTAATTTGTGTTACTTTCAACAAATCATTTCGTGTACAGCTGAtattatttcagtgtttctccTGCGCTCGTTCAGTGTGGAATGAACAAGTGTTTCTGTTCCTTCGTATCTACAGTAAGACGaatgtttctgtgtgaaatTGTTTCACATGTATTTTTCCTTCCATCAGTGGAGACACATAAGTGCTTTTACCCAACCTGCAACACCCTGGTTCCCACCCTCTGACTTTTGCACAGCAACTGACGCCTCCACAGACtttgaatgtattttatgtttcattttgtgGCGAAAGAATATcaaaattaatatatatatatatatatatggattaTAATATTTACAGAATGGCTATTTGTACATTGTATCATTGCACAGAATTCTATGATGAATAAATGTCGACATGTTTCTTTATCTGACGTCCTGATGTGTCTGTGGGTTAATTGACTGTGATTAGCATCACCTGTGTTTGTCAGTGCTGCAGGATTCACTGGATGTGTTCAGCAGTGCAGAGTAGGACTGAAATACTCCAACAGAGGTAacaggtgttttatttttattttacagactcCAGCAGCTGCTGAATGAACAAACTCTTCCTTTTCTCAACAATACAAAGAATCTGAGCGCTGTCGTTAAAGTCATGATATTAGAAAAGACCTGAGTTTCCCTGTGCATACTTATATATTTAACAATGGAAACATCAGCCTCACTGCAACTTGTCCCTTCACAGTTtgtctgcacattttaaaacgTGGAGTCATTGTGCTGCGTATCAAGTCCTGCTGATACACACATGTTTTCACATGAAACAAAGTCATCCCTGATGTGATTGACCCTTCCCTCCCACATGCTGCAggtcagtacacacacacacacacacacacacacacacacacacagtaaagttaATGATTGTTTTAATCTTAAATCTGTTTCTCAAACAACTCGTAGAAatcatgcatttgtgttttaaagccTGGAGCCTGGATTCCTCCTAAACCCttctttcatattttaatccatgttatgtgtaaaaacaacaaaatgcagttCAGCCTTTTAGTTAATAAATGtacacaatgttttatttactttcttaTTAGAGCCGTGATCAGCTGCATTTAAACAGAACCAAGTTTATTTCCAGGGATAAAAGTATTTAGACCCTTGAGTGAGAgtaataaaattacattatcaCAGGTCCAAGTCCTGCAGTTTAAGTATCATTAGAAGTATTTATTATGCAGAATAACTTTAATAACATTGAGATGTTTAGTTTTATATGATGGCAGTGCAGTGGTAGATTATTTCAAGTTCTTAGAAACAAAATCAACCTCAGTCTTAAAGGGTGTGATAGAAGAGAGGATTGCTGCactagaataataataaaaaatcctaaaacaaTCTGGGTTCTTTCAAAATGGGTGTATCTGAGTTcacacctggatcaggtgtgtctGGTCAGCCAGCAGGGCAGGGAGCGTTAGGGAAACAAGCAGGACTGTCATCCTCGAGGACCTGGAATGATCAAAAATACTGTGTAGTACAAAATGTAAAGCAGCAGAACATAGACATAGTGTAGTAAAAATTGTACAGTGCATTACTCAGCATTAACCTGggattaaatttgttttatagcATCCTTAAAGATGATGCATAGGTGGATTAATGAACAGGCCTAATGGGCACAGAACCAAAGACCCTCTGACGCCTCGGGCCCCTGAATCCCCCGTGAAACACACATCATTCAGTAAGATGTGAGCGTTGCgttctttttttatgattaGAGAAGTGGTTTTAAATTTTCAGGATGGAAAAATCTTTCAAAAGAGATGAAGAATAATCTCAATCAGACAAAACTGCTTTAAAGAGACGACATAAAATGACGTCAAACAGctgataaatgaaaaattgaCCGCGGACAATACGACCACAAAGCATGACGACCTTGACCTCTTTTATGTCTCTAGGTTGTAAATTTTCCTTTGTAACCCATTGTGAAGTCTTGTTTGGCGTCCTGTTTCTTTGTCCTCCCTGTTGTCACATCACATCCTGTGAATTAGAGGATTCCTCCCAAGAAACAGGAGCGTGCATCCTGTAAACTTTCCCGTAAACATCCTGAATCGGTCCGgagtgatttatttatgtttttccttgGAGCCCCGAAGAGGCTGGTTGCTGGGTCAACAGTGTGACTCAGTTACAGTCCTGGGTGTGTTGGACGTTGGACGAGTCTGTCCAGTTTGACCaaaaaggagaaggagaagctgAGTTTTCAGGAAATGAAAAGGAGAAGAGTCGAAGCAGTTTACAGTAAACGGTCAGGTGTGATCACAGATGAATGGATGACGGGTCATTGATGAAGAAAAGAttacacaaaatacaacttACTGTTACAATAcagtacttactgtacatatttcaattttctgcttcttttccacAAACGCTACTGCAAACTTCTACTGCATTTACcagtggtagaagtacacaaactcaatactcgaAAGTACTTACCTGAAGTAATCCACTACTACAACATTACTCATGTACATGTTGAAAATGCATTCAAAGTGCAAAATATCCGTACTCcacaaagaaaactgaagtaTTTTAAGCGTTACTGAGCAGGTCTACTCCACATTTGTTTCACAaactttcagaagaggcagagAAGTTTTTTGTAATGAATCAAAATAAGAATTTTTATTACATGATTTcgggttttaattttttaaaaattaattacatttaattacaaaaatcAGCAGCTGGTGAAGAAGCTGACTGAACCCTTGACGGGGGCTtgtccacattcacacaccctcatttatttttttttatatgtatttatgtgtaaataAGGCTGTAAAACAAAGGCAGGGCAGTAAAAGTAATATCAAACGTTAATACTTTAGTAAAGCACAAGTACCTCAAAACAGTACATAAGTACTTAGATGAGCAGTCACTTTTCAATGAAAAACGGaatttaaagcaattaaaaaaagtgtttttatttaattaatccTGTGGTTTTTGACTCAAAGTCAAACAAAGTTTCtcgcgtgtgtgagtgtgagtgtgtgtgtgtgtgactgtggttTCCAGTGTTTACTTTACGTCAAGATTTAAGGCCTGAATTGGTACATTTTGTAATTCTTCATCAAACCAGTAAAACTAGACGAAGGTAAACAGTTGTCGGAACCTTTCGGTCCTCACATTCATCATGTGACCCTCTGAGCATCATTGTTACCACTGCGATCATGTGAAGAAGTTCTCATCATGTACTTTACAGTAAAGAGTGGAGtacacagtgtagaaatactgaCACAGGAAAACGTTGTGCGTTGAAAATGTTGTAATGTGTTTCAGCAGGTCAAAGCTGAGCTGATTTCAACGACCGTATACGCTGTTTCACTGTTATGTTTCAAATCCTataatctgatttttttttttttttttttttttttcccagcagagCAGCTGCTAAAGTCTTATACTGCATTTAGTTGTATTATCCTGTGAAGGATTAAATTGCCTAAGACGGGAAACAGTGACTGTTACTGCAAAGAACAAACTGGACAGGTTGTCCCACACTTGCGTTATCGTAAATCTGTTTAGGACACAACCACCACTGTGGTAAAGTACATCGATGGAGAACGGAGCCCTGTCTGTGCAGTAACTGTACATACAAGTACAAGCTGTAAGTACTGCACAGCGgctacatttagttttaaagtatttaaaaagttCCAGGGTTCATTAGAAAATCAGGTTGTTCCACAAATACTTGGACCCAAGttgagagggaaaagaaagaaacccaGGAACACGAATAAGCAAACGGGAACTTGATCCGAAAGTCTGGGATTACACAACACTTCTGTTACTGTGTATCTCAAGCtgaagcaaaagtaaaaaaaaaaaaactgcaacccGAGCAAACGCGACATACAACTGTTAAATGACTGAAGCCTTGATCCAGTACCTCACTCACCCATGTGAACCTACAGCTACGGAACTTTGATTCTTTCTGTGCTGAGGACAACGTGGTCTTTTGCTCAGCATCATTGTCTTTAAAGTCGCTGGCTCGTTACAGCCCACAGACTGATGAGCTCATTCCCTCTGGTCCTGATGCTTCCTGTGGAATTCTGCTTGTTTGCACCAGAAGTACTGAAAAGTTCCTCTTTTGACTTATTGGTCAATTTTGAGGATCATCCAAAAGTGCTGTGGTAGAATCTTAACGTTTCCTCTGGACCAGCAGTGGTTTTTAGCTCCACGTGTCTGCTCGGTGTCTTTCAGATAGTGGACTCATGAGTTGAGGCCTGTAGGTCCTTTGAGGTTTTCCTTGAATCTAAAAACGTCCTGGATGAGTCACTGCTGGTCTCTTGGACTAGTTTTTGAAGGCGGACCAGTTCTAGGAAGGTTCGTTATTGTTCGGTTCTTCTCTAATAGTATATAGTCGCTACTGTGGGTCTGTCGACATCCAGAACCTTTGAAATAACTTTGTAACTCGGCCCAGACTGAtggttttcaatttgttttaagttgttccatgacttttttttttttttttttctgtgaacagAACATGACTTGAAACCTTTTAGTATTTGCTCAGgttgtttagttttgttaatttcttttGAGGATGTGAAACAATTGTAACAGTGAGATTCACACAAAATGAGAAGAAATCAAGAGCAGGTTGAATAATTCCCAGCGCTGTATATGTGCAGTAATACAACATTGAACTTCTTAAACTTTCAGACAATTCAGTcccaacacaaacaaattagAGGAACACCTGAATAAATTAGTGGAGAAACACAACGTACAGGACAAAAAGAGCCCTTAAGAATTTTAGGACTATGACCTTTGGAGACAACAGATCTCAACCAAATCAAACAACTGAGTGTTAGACAACGCTGGAAACCACCTTTAAAACAGTAAACGAGTAAATACCCAATCTGTCCCTCCAGTTAAGTTGCAGAGACTTCGAGGTTCACTTGAAAGGTTTTTCATTTGGGGGGTTGATGACTTTTAAGGTCATCAgatgtgttaaatgttaatCAGTGAACTATTAGTTTAAAACTTAgagtaaaggtggagctgatttaacCTCTTTGTGTACTGacatttattagtttgtaaTTATCTTTAACAATTTTAGATTTGTAAGAAGTAACTGAAgctatttaataaatgtagtggagaaaacagaataaatccCTCTGTATCATATTGCAGTACTGTAAATATGAAAGTAATATGAAATGGAGTTGCTCCACAAAAGGTCAAGTACCTCTAAACTGCACTCAAGTACagtatttgaataaatgtaccCTGTATAACTCTACTATTGAAAGCAATATTTCTGTAAACATGAGGTCATGAAATGATTAGTGGGAGATTTGTCATTTTGGATCATTTTACCTCTTTAGTCCTCAAAG is a window encoding:
- the zgc:152863 gene encoding sushi domain-containing protein 6 isoform X2; its protein translation is MFISCKLVFLYTELQNLYVEPVHPSTLLQHQHFHCCFFLEHHKPMQSRWGSPHAASRKSCLMSASVLYPWPGGRVSLCCGLLLLVSSPLLVAGRLNNCTHPLVSEHGGFRCDPSPCRGFPQKSSIYFFCEPGFHISNKVHMARCHHGRWLPPIPACVSDKESPKVQRNVDNVQDETMPSMATTAVGVSIFLLTTTACLVVKSRLFPCQSHGRRSSDQLDLMVDGLPVPLPSYEEAVYGSWGQRLPACSAPGPTQLLLSQEAPGHQQSPLNNQADGSHQPLLSGQSPDNPPPPYEEVQSTHHRDRTSDGDVRQLHVALSGDKDT
- the zgc:152863 gene encoding sushi domain-containing protein 6 isoform X1, which encodes MFISCKLVFLYTELQNLYVEPVHPSTLLQHQHFHCCFFLEHHKPMQSRWGSPHAASRKSCLMSASVLYPWPGGRVSLCCGLLLLVSSPLLVAGRLNNCTHPLVSEHGGFRCDPSPCRGFPQKSSIYFFCEPGFHISNKVHMARCHHGRWLPPIPACVSDKESPKVQRNVDNVQDETMPSMATTAVGVSIFLLTTTACLVVKSRLFPCQSHGSRRSSDQLDLMVDGLPVPLPSYEEAVYGSWGQRLPACSAPGPTQLLLSQEAPGHQQSPLNNQADGSHQPLLSGQSPDNPPPPYEEVQSTHHRDRTSDGDVRQLHVALSGDKDT
- the zgc:152863 gene encoding sushi domain-containing protein 6 isoform X3, which translates into the protein MSASVLYPWPGGRVSLCCGLLLLVSSPLLVAGRLNNCTHPLVSEHGGFRCDPSPCRGFPQKSSIYFFCEPGFHISNKVHMARCHHGRWLPPIPACVSDKESPKVQRNVDNVQDETMPSMATTAVGVSIFLLTTTACLVVKSRLFPCQSHGSRRSSDQLDLMVDGLPVPLPSYEEAVYGSWGQRLPACSAPGPTQLLLSQEAPGHQQSPLNNQADGSHQPLLSGQSPDNPPPPYEEVQSTHHRDRTSDGDVRQLHVALSGDKDT